The region CTTGCAAATTCGCCTGCGTTGTATTGTCTACAGTCATTTGTCTCTCGAGCTCGTTTATCCGCATGTGCACTTTAATCTTTTCGCCCTCATCCTGACTGAGTTTTAAGGACTCTGATTCGTATTCCGCAGATAGCAGCGCCTTTTCTAACTCGAACTATCGGAATAATATAAGTTTTAGCAGACTTGTTCGAAAatcttttataaaaataatttataaagtaATACTGCAAAAATTTCATGTAATTTTATTCAACACAACAATGACGCTGTAATATTTCCATGGCATGTGTGTGAgtatatttcaataatgatcTACATGTTTCACGTCGACTGTACAATTACTTCTTTTCCAAATAATTATCTAAACGTCAGTTGAGTGAAATTCGGATTTTAACGTACACTTTTCTGCAGCGtgttatattgtaaatatttgaatattcaAATGTATAGAACATtttcatttacaatttttatagtaaaataatattgcTAAAGTTTGTGTTTATAATTTCATTGTGTTTATAAATTCATAAGCTGTATGTAAACATAATAATTATAAGGACAAGCAAAGTTTACATTCAAATTCCAATACTGTAACATCCGAATTCTCCGAACCCACAATGACGGAACAGTGTCTCTCACTGCAAATTATATAGATAAGTATTCAATTACCTGTTTTAAATATAACTTGAGAATTTTTGTTTCAAAACAGAGTACAGTAACATCTttcatatttaaatttttaatattaaattatttgaatCGAGTATTGTATAAATTTTCGCGACATGTTCGATGCACGGACTTCGAATGGCGACTATACCAAGAATGGTGTCGATAGTGGAAGAAACTTATCGCAAACTGCAAAAATGGCAACCCAATATTTACTCGAAGACGAACATTGATAAGAAGGCAGGCGTACTGCCGATTATCTTCACCGTCGAATGTATAAATCTGTACCTTGAAACTTAAAgttaaaattaataaagaaaACCGAGAAGGTCAAATAAATCGAGTTAACAATAAATAGACTGTGAAGCTACATatataatttgaaattaaacgaCAATATTGTACTAATCTAGAATCGAAAAATTTTTCAATAGGAGGACACAAGTTTGTGCTTAATAtcgagccatttgtttcggcatATAACACGGATTTAGCACCAATGTCTTGTTCATGCCAAATACAGGCCAAAACTTGTAGCGCTGCTATGTCTACCACATGAGTACGACCGATCTCCCTCTTGAAACGATACGTTTCGCTACAAGGTTCCGCAATGATTTGCCATTGATTTGGCGACGCCATGCGTCTAGTGCCAAATACCGAGCAGGGTCTCCTTTCAGCAGAACCTTGGCACCAAATTCACATAAATTTCTTCCCAAAGTATACAATCAAGCGTTTTACATGTATTTGGTCGAAGCAGACTCGGCTGATTGGGAGTTTCGGACAGGCTGAAGTAGTTTGAAGCAAGTCGGAGTAGACTGGAGCAGTTTGAAACAGATTGGAGCATGTAAAGCAAGATGAAGCAAATTGGAACAGGCTAAAGCAGGTTGAAGCACTTTGATGCAGATTGAAGCAAGTTTTAACATGTTGAAGAAGGCTGAAACAAGTTGCAGCTAGTCAGTCAAATCAAGTTGAAGCAAAGacattcaaaacaataagatgaGAAGATGCCGCGAATTTTCGCGTTAACTACTGAAGTTCAAAATTCATTCTGAGACTGCAAATATTGTGTTTTCAATACTTCACATGTTTTGAATTTATAATCTTACTTTCTTGACTCGCGGGAGAATAGTAAGGGTTCAGTTACTAAAGCTAATAGTAAATAAGTTAAGTAAGTattgtgtgtgtgtattatatTTCCCAAACGACTATGTATATTGAAATTGCCGCATAGatatagctaaatcatatatgatATTTAGACATTTTAGACGACTTGAAAGCAGTATCCTCACTGTtacaacaaaaatgaataagtaGCAATTATTTTCTCGATAAGGATGTTACACGTAATTATTGTACCGAAAAttcttcttcatttattcataaCAGTTTCAAAACTCTCATCGATAAGAGAAAACTTGGATTTCAATAGCTCTTCTGTAGCAGCGTCATTGCGTAGTGTCTTCGTATACATACAGAGTATCGAATCAGTatggttatttattcaataagcTAAGCAAAATCTATTTTTTCTCTGACTCAATTAAAGCAATGTATTTATAACGTAAACTATACATACACCTGCTCAAGATTATCTATTTAGGGCACCTAATAATTTGGTGCTCGTCGTTTAAGTTTTACTAAATATCTAACCAATATTAATACATACATGCGGAAAATGGTGCATATTTTCAAAATGGAAGTGATTTCTTTAATTAATTTAGCATTAACTATGATTTCGACTACGACATAATGAAAAAGAACATTACTTCCGATCCTCTTCAGTTGTCAGCACATATTGAAACAAATAGAGTTCGTTTGCTTTTGCTCTAACAAACATTTTCAAATAATCGAGTGAAAGAGAGAATACAAGCAACGTACATACCTCTCTACTAATTTCCTCTTCCTGAATCTCAATGTCCGCGACGCTCCTCTTCAACGCGTCCATATTTCCAAGGATATGCAACTTTTCATTCTGGAGGAACTCTATGTACTTCCGTCTATCCTCCTCCTCGAGTTCCTTCCTCTCTTTATCAGCCTTAGCCTCGTTCGACTTCGCGTTGTCTTTTtccaaattatttttcttcggAATCATGCAAATCTCTTTGGATTTCGACAGCATCGAGAGCTGTTCGATTGCTTCGAGAAGGTCGTCGTTTGATATCGCCAACTTGTTCTCAATCatctcgcacgaattcgaagtcTGACCGTTTTTCTTTGGTATGGAATGATTTTGATTGTTGTTTTGCGCCGAAATTAGTACAACGTTCTCATATAAGCTAACGTTACCGCTGGCCGACGTCGAGTTATCATAATTTCGCGTGTTATTCGATTGCGAGACGATTCTGGTTCCGTTCAACTGGATCGTCCCGTAGGCGGACGTTTCTTTCACCCCGTCGTTAGTTAGCCCGTaactgttattgttattattattgtttaatacGGAATGGTCGATTGTCGCGTTATCGTAGCCCGGGCTACGTACCTGCGCGATCGAGCCGGAAAAACTATAGTCCCCGTTGCCATGAACGTTTGGCCACTTTGTCGTTTGATTGTGGTTCGGTGTAGTCGACTGCGGATGGTGATTCTGCGGGTTTGTCGTTTGGATCTCCGGTTGATTGGCCGGGTTTCGGCAGGTGCTCGACGAATTACCGTTTTGGAAAATAATTTTCGAGTTCTGCACGCATACGTTCTCGTACGATGTCGAATGGGCTTGCTTACTCGTGTCGAAGGAGAAATGCGACTGCGTTTTCGAGGGGCTTTTCGGGCTCTCGAAAGGCGAATTGTAGCCAAGTCTTTTGTCACGTGGAAGCGAGCCGTTCGTTTTGATTCTGTAAAATGGAAACGAATTTTACATTTCAGAGACAGCCGTGCGAGAGTTTCTTGGTAATCTAGAATTTTATACTTATTTCACtaagaatgaaatgaaatcaaTATTATTACAGTCGAACCTCGATTATTCTGCGAGCTAAGCAAAATTACACGAATGTTCGAATACTATAGAAtagttgctctctctctctctctctctctctctacatataatttagcttaaactcaACATGCGCTTTTGAAAATTGATATCTATTTTTTGGATAAATACTTACAACATTGATTAAAACAGGGAAAGTAACAGCGATAATGCAaaactattatttttataaccAAAATAACTTAACCCTCGTCCGTTCCTCATTTCTACGGGATAATCTGTCATTTGATATCAAATTGACACAACGTTAAAAAATGAATCAGATGAgacattaatttaataaatcccTTCTTTAAAAGTGAAAACCTAAAATGAGGTAAGACTACTTTTAACGTAGATTTGTTGCATTGTTCAGAACTAATAAAACAATCTATGGAACAGATTATTTCTTCAGTATCCGCGGAAACCGTGTCAAATTGACTCGAGGGTTAGATGAGGGTTAAATAATTGAGTTTTATAATAACATGTAGGAATAACCAAGAAAAGAAAGCTTTCTCACGTTTATCGAACGCGAGCTTCTAAAATAGAATTTTACCCTATTAGCCGAATCAGATCAATTTCAATGCATTCGGTGTGATTCAATTTTATTGATTGTCAATGTGATAGCCCAATGAAGGAAAAATTGTGCTTCATAAATGAAACATCAATTCCTTTTTATATTGTTGTTTTCATGTTTGACCGATGGTCGAACTTGCAAATTCTCTAATTAAAACTAAATAATAGATTTTCACATTGTTACGGGTCATTGATGTATACAAATTTTGCCGTAATCACGGACTGCCTATGCCCCGATTCTTTTTCACTAGGTAACAGAACTTTTCACCTGTTAGGTTGCCTCGGTTTCTCCGCAGCACTCTGCCTCTCGTACTCGGCACACATGGCAAGAATCTCTTCAAGTCTCATTTTCTCCTGCCTCTCAACCTCTTGTTCTCGTAGTCTCTCCTCTTTCGCCTGTTTCCGCCTGTTCTCCGCCTCTCTGCGTTTGTTCTCCGCGTCGATCTGTCTTTCCCGCAGTTCCTCCAACGAGCAACCGCTTTCGGTGCTCGGGGTCGGACTTTTTACCCGGCCAAAGCTCCTTTTCGGATCGTTATACTTCGGATTGCGGTTGAACGCCGGACTCGGCGGCTGTATTCGTTTAATATTCGGATTCGAGCCGAAATGCTGCACGCCACTCATGTTCCTCAGACTTCCGGTGCAGAAGTTGCCGTTGTTGGCGTTGTTGCAGATGCTCGGGTTCGAGCCGAACTTGTCCATCTGAAGATATTCCGTAGTGGTGGTTTTTGTTACGATCAAACTTTGACTCATGTCGTACTCCCTCGCATTCATTTCGTCGAAATCGGTCGATCTCTGGCATGTCAGGCTGCGCGACATCAGATCCCCTTGACTGGCCGAGTTCTTCAGTACCGGATTCTGTGGACTGTGTGCGTTTTCATTGTTGTTCTCCCGGTAATAGGGCTTGTAGGTCTTCAGGTAGGACTCCGCCGAGGAATACATCTGAATCTGATTGTGATTCGTCGGAGTGTTTTGATACTGATGATTGGGCGTATTAGATCTGCTAGGAGTTCTCGCTTCTCTTTGCCGGTTTTCGTCGGAGCAGTGATTCGAGGAGGACGATGTGAAACAGTTGCCCGGAGACGAAGCGTTCAAGAAGTGAGACGGGGAGGACGAGTTGAACGAGGGTGTATTCGAACGACTCCTGTCCAAATTGGTTAAATTTTGCAGAGGAGAATTGTTGTTCCCGTTCTTCAACGAGAGCAGGCTGGACGATCTCGAGTGACCGAGGATTTGATCCGCTGGAACGTTCGTGGTAATCGCACCAGCTGGAAACACTTTCGGCGAGACGCAGTTGTTTCGGTTTTGTTTCGCGAGCATCTCGAATTTCGTCAACTTCCCGAGAAAACCGATCTCGTCGTCCGAACAAGAGTTCCTCGGCGATTTTCGCGGCGCGACCGGGGGCTTCCTCTCCAAATGATAGTTCTCCTGGAGCTGATTCTCCGGCAGCAAAAAGCTTATCGGCGCCATTGAAATTCTTGAGTGCGGCAACACTGATCTTAATTGTTTCGCTTCGGCTGGGTGGTTGAATCGCATGTAATTGGATCTTCCGATCGACAACATGCAACCTGAAACAATATATCAAATGTCAATAAATTTTGATCAAACCACTTGCTCAATGTTACGTGATTTTGATTGGGATTTGGATtttgttaaattaatttttcgatCTCGATGATTCTGCTTTGTGCGATTCTTTGTACAAATCATCCATTTCGTAAGGGACATTAATGCTTTTTCGATCAATCTTCTAACGGAATCGTTCATTCGTAATTACTCCACGAATCTTTCGATATTGCCATTAGAACAATCTGGTCCAATCAATTAAAATGACTACATTTAGCTTTCTTATTTTACGATTATTGGAATTGTAAGATAATTTCTATGGATAAAAGCAAAGGGTTAGATTaggttaaaaaatatattttacgatGTTCTATCAGAAtattaaatacagaattaaattTCGGTACAGTCGTTAAGTTACATTTCAAGTTATCCATTTTGAAAGCAACATGATTTATTAACATTCTTTCAACAACATTTTTTTTATGTCCATGTTGTAACTAAAATTGATATCAGAAAAATCGTAGATCAGagatgtaatataaatattttggaataaaatatacattttgtTATATTCGATTTTATAAATGAAACTAACATTATTGTCAAAGCGGGAACGGAAGAGGGAAGAGATTCTTTGTTGttcttcgaatgaattctttgaCTTTCAGAGGTTTTCAGGCAATATCGTAAAAGGTTCGTCGTGTCAAAATTGTTCAACACAATTTCGTAAGCAAGGATTAACCGAGAAGTGGCTTCTTGAGGACCCGAGGTCCCGGTCATCCGTATTTAAGTCAAGGTCTTACCTTGAGCGAGTCTCACTGGCGAATTTATCGGTACACCATCGACCGCTGTGCTTCCATTTATGGGGTGAAGAGTGACCACACCGTTATTGTTTTCAATCGCGCAATGAATGGATTCAACATTGGTACCAACGACAGAAATATCCGCATCTCTGCTCGATCCGAGGGTTACCTTGCCTAAAACAAAATGAAAACGGAAGTATTGAAATTTGAAACACAAATATTGTTGGTTCTGCTACTTTTCTGCGGACAGTATTTTTGATAATCGTTCGTGATACAGAAActgttactgttattattagacggcggatttttatgcgaattaAGAATTGTTGGCATCGCAACAGGTTCGACATAAATTAACTCCTGACACTTGTTCTTTTATTAGTTTCAATAAATTGAGAATAGTGTAACAAAATTCATACATTTTTCTAATGACCCTATCGCTCTGTGTTTCGCTTatccatttttgtcataattggataaaatccgcggtctagttgtCCGACTAAATGTATCAATAAACTTCCTAAATCTTCCTCCATCTGTTGCAGGATACCTTGCacttcctatgtatttgaaacgACACTCTATAACTTTGTACATTGCCCTGCATATCGTGTCTCTACTAAACCATTGATTTAAGATACAAGCTAGAATGCTATATTCTGAATATCACGATACGTGTTAGGTATGATTTTGAATAACGACACGcatcaaattaatttaacgtAGGATTTATGCGACGCATGATCGTTGGTAACGAACTTATCAATATTAAGATTAACCATGTAAAGACGAATGTTGTATTACTGGCTAATACAATGCTAATTATTTCGAATAGGAGGTGTTATTATAACATTAACATTTAAATATAACATTTAAGTCCTATTGTAGAGAATTAGAGAACCAGATGCGTGTATATTGTTTATCTAATCCTGCGTAGTACTTATAGAAATCTTGTTCTTAATTTTAGGATAAAGTTAACAGACATTTTGTGACCGAGCTTCGATGCTTCTGTAAGTGTGACTTTCAGCTAAAAGTTTCGACAGAATCGAGTCTTCGAAGACCTTCTGAGAGACAGTTTAGTCAATTGTAATTGCTGTTGATATTCAACCCATACCATGAGGAATGGGAATACATACGGAATATAGCTTCCGCGTGCGTAATCGTAGTTGCCGTAGGCCCGTCGACAAATAGAATTCGCGGCGACGCATTACAGAATGCGGTGTCCGCGGGATCTCTGTAAATTTACACAGTTCGATATTATCACGGTTTCGTTATGAGGTTTCTGGATGCATATGGTTTAACAATGCGACGAAAGATCACGAAGGAGCTTAATGGGGCACTTACTTTATTAGTCAATTAACTCCTATATAAGGATGTTATAATGTACAATAGTCTTCATTTAATTAACTTTTAATTGAGTTGGTAACGTAGCAACTGTACCTAAGGAATTAGGGAGAACATTTTACGAATCCAATACTTTTCTGCTCTGATCTCTGTTACACTTTAAGTTAGATAAAAAGTCTTCTCGCCAAAAATCGTTAAGTAAAGATAAAAGAAAGACAACGGCAAGTTAGAACGCTATAGATATAgaaatcaaataataatttgtatttattacaGATTAGTTTAGTTTTTAATAgtttcatttaaatttaaacaaGTGTGATATTAAAGACTAGGTATCGGTAAAAACCTATAGACTGAAATCAAATTATTCTTAAAACAATTACTAATATGGGTATAAAGTTTTCGAGTAACTATAAGTGTGTGTGTTCTTAGAAGCACACATAAAAAGGTGTCGTAAAACTACATTTGATAAAACTACATTTACATTGATATTCTACAAAGTATTTTGGCTTTATCGTTACACTGTGTGTTTAATTCACGTTGCAATAATTTAAGGAACGGTATCGACACAGCCGTCGACAACTTTTACACAAGGAACAGCTaggtacagtggcccacaaaagtgttcgtacaccttttaaaacgcaataactattttaaaactgaactaaataacttgaatcTTTTTAGGTGATAGAAGGAAAATtgaaaaccctcgttttttaacttttttatccgagcctttaacgaaaatttaaaaaattcctttcgtagatctcgataacttatatacGAGCTGAGAATTCAAtcaaaatcggttaacccagaatcgagctacaagcgttgaaagatttaaaaaactgcagatttcttagtttttggtcaaaatcgtgataaaacaccgatttttgcgatctttaatttgttgtagcCCATAACAACGTGAATCgacttcgataaaattttcaacatgcatataagttaccgagatctacgaaagacattttttaaattttcgttataggttcagataaaaaagttaaaaaacaagagatttttatttttttgtcattccaagtaatagcaaaactaaaaaaaaaattatttcagtcACCGTCTACTAGACTAGTTCCCCTATCGTCTAAAAAGAATTCTagtcgtttagttcagttttaatatagttattgcgttttaaatggtgtacGAACGATTTTGTGGCCCACTGTATATTCCAGCATAAAATTGAAAGCGAAACAGATCTGGAGCGTACGTACAATCATTTCCAAGAATTCCCGGTATGCGGATGACCCGCCGGTCCCGCATTCGTCGGTTCTCTAATAATAAATTTCTTCGATAACTTTTGCCACGTTACGCAAGTGATTTAATCATGGGCCTACTTGTTTGTTTATAGTCGACAAACTCGGACGTATGAATCTAATAATGTCAATTTAATAGagttattattttcaattactcCAGAACCGATAATTATTTGATTTGATTCGACTCGATTCAACTTCTGCAAACAGACTAGTAACGATGGTACTTTATTATTTATgcagtatgtatgtatgtatatacataaaaaatataaacatatatacatatgtataaaatacataaatatatgtatatgtgtatatatatatatatatatatatatatatatatatatatatatatatatatatttaatatatataatatatattataataatatataatatatatattatttttattattattattattatatattatttatatatatatgtatatatatatatttatttatttatgtatttatacagTATCTCTGTTGACAATGAATCTAATTCTACTCGCAAATccatttaaaataaattacattttgCTACTATTAAATCTGCAGATGCAGTATTAGATAACTTTATTACTTCGAAACACCTTCtacaaacaaataaaatttCCAAACTCCCTATTTATACTTAAATAGTACGGCATTTTTGTTACTTCTTTGTTACTATTGTAGAAGCGAAAGTTTAACCTTCCTGCAAAAGAAAAACTCCGCATTTGCAATATAATAACATAGAATGTACTTTGAATGAtaactattaaataacttttagTCTAGACTAGAAGCAAACATTTTTCTGTCGGTGGTTTTATTAATAACGACAGCGTCAGAAGTATACTTGTTTATTTGTAGTGGACGAAACTATCTTACGAGTTAATCGATTAAGTGAAAAACTGATAAACTTATTACCTTGAATTGCCGTTTTCGGGAATCGAACGAGTCGCAACGACGCGACGCGTAACGAAAAATTCACCGGTTATTCGACCGAGAAATCCCCGATTGGTTCATCGgtcgcgaaacaaaatgatgTCTATGCGTGCCCCGCACTATGAGAAGCGAGTAAATCGCGGTGCATTCTACAAAGGACTGCAGTTATATTTAGTTTTGGCGCGGTCGTGCACTCTCGTACATTTTCGGTCTTTTTGGAAAAGCTTCCGCCACGCTGCGTTCAAAATATACTCCTGGCTAGGGGTGAGTCTTCGCCTACTTGACGGTCTACGAAACGCAAG is a window of Megalopta genalis isolate 19385.01 chromosome 17, iyMegGena1_principal, whole genome shotgun sequence DNA encoding:
- the LOC117225187 gene encoding uncharacterized protein LOC117225187 isoform X4, with the translated sequence MLSIGRSNYMRFNHPAEAKQLRSVLPHSRISMAPISFLLPENQLQENYHLERKPPVAPRKSPRNSCSDDEIGFLGKLTKFEMLAKQNRNNCVSPKVFPAGAITTNVPADQILGHSRSSSLLSLKNGNNNSPLQNLTNLDRSRSNTPSFNSSSPSHFLNASSPGNCFTSSSSNHCSDENRQREARTPSRSNTPNHQYQNTPTNHNQIQMYSSAESYLKTYKPYYRENNNENAHSPQNPVLKNSASQGDLMSRSLTCQRSTDFDEMNAREYDMSQSLIVTKTTTTEYLQMDKFGSNPSICNNANNGNFCTGSLRNMSGVQHFGSNPNIKRIQPPSPAFNRNPKYNDPKRSFGRVKSPTPSTESGCSLEELRERQIDAENKRREAENRRKQAKEERLREQEVERQEKMRLEEILAMCAEYERQSAAEKPRQPNRIKTNGSLPRDKRLGYNSPFESPKSPSKTQSHFSFDTSKQAHSTSYENVCVQNSKIIFQNGNSSSTCRNPANQPEIQTTNPQNHHPQSTTPNHNQTTKWPNVHGNGDYSFSGSIAQVRSPGYDNATIDHSVLNNNNNNNSYGLTNDGVKETSAYGTIQLNGTRIVSQSNNTRNYDNSTSASGNVSLYENVVLISAQNNNQNHSIPKKNGQTSNSCEMIENKLAISNDDLLEAIEQLSMLSKSKEICMIPKKNNLEKDNAKSNEAKADKERKELEEEDRRKYIEFLQNEKLHILGNMDALKRSVADIEIQEEEISREFELEKALLSAEYESESLKLSQDEGEKIKVHMRINELERQMTVDNTTQANLQAEAKQRVQRAQQACSRLEEELTNCADEDAQLDISKKLSAQQDILESERKAFEDLEFHHLEEEASKLATREELQRYLSELTTKIETRKARLNHLESQKSEAKSTATKDARSLERQKLAHLKRLEEGRNRVRAINDELTKLAQNSCENSEEKRSPSREDFDRISRVTTDSPIVNNQGSLGRKTIESLKEIERNRQLHLAKQVEKSYDHPVDLSGSLGWKSGEAMDRPASTCRRDGGGQEVQSGSQVISEERRRVEELKRRVQDEVRSQWEERKMNCTSFNSVESGEESSSYSTGPTESGSGSSDGAEGGNSEKLSPSKLSELTSPSPGPSNHSYSLLQNDNMRDDRRTSMEGERLSNNSGGIIDGSGSRPLSQTSSEMDTLGPLQPVKHREKAKLQRPLTRYLPIKSEFLDLRHHIETAGHQLPLIHDVTVDTTSCSGYLSKMSKKFHHWNKRWFVFDRKRKTLAYYSDNSSKKARGVIYFQSIEEVYVDHMNTVRSPQPSLTFIIKTSSRLYHLMAPSPEAMRVWVDVVFTGAEGYHEFDHGM